The Pyricularia oryzae 70-15 chromosome 5, whole genome shotgun sequence genome includes a region encoding these proteins:
- a CDS encoding WD repeat-containing protein, whose amino-acid sequence MAKGRCRPRMMTKPVAMDCEFVSCPITALAFFEVDSPCTHDEKSDGRFGGHAREADAGRTYLLAGEDTQLKIYDVASGSLCGELQVFTASVIHGIFVGSGASLGSILVWGGCSVTVLSRAVLEDLLSGRDAASVVTEATAPDWIYDGALASVLSSVRGNVDGVLVTAHNEVVEFRIGSEHGHPSIEFGRVSSPSRPILYSANVRWLAGDVILVAGGTVFGEIIVWNWHPVRGDCEVLFVLEGHEGSIFGVHISDELITPSGDVLRLLASCSDDRTVRIWDITERHLDLSPSGFKSQTGKLVEEGRETGFGGKKQLDDGPQAGSVENLASAPTACSRRALAVAMGHMSRIWHVKFSTQGLLSLSGKDAAPRTTVYSFGEDATTQEWLLDLQGESSGTLSHIKTTPCHSGKHIWSTALLASTKPKGRPLITTGGSDGKISLIGDAGSRKLMTDDETSRRPDIDAEHGELDNGLDHTAVSYLFADIGLPADAVVPAQVAASGGKGGRGAETFKTFAFASQDELLVTSTLGNLFLGKVLTAGHVSWSKVIITDAERSDLKNYNIVRGGGDSGHRISFIGSATGAVYMFTAAPAPRLLKVADLGRKISDIFPLSSEAGSLVGLKSSFGSDGSIKVMVTLLGHDEAYLLSIVDTDLTKESISTARITIVPLSSSCVVTAANICNDTLVLGTRDGNLVFYAHYRIEGDLFEGQPSFNEPLQATTTSKDAITSIVPLPGVQGGAQCPYVLVTCRDGKYMIYETTTHPDGGADGPIKGDGLQIKLIHESCPPFGPIIAEAWFKKAADSGELELILCGFRSRYFVVWNETRQHEITTVDCGGAHRTFAYTRTAVDGPDDWVRFAYIKAQRTHIHTQRRAGHAALRNGMHGREVRAASWCGDLLATAAEDTTVRIWKYPQNLAQKNTRRKEMRCVACLNVHTAGLQSLQWCGPGYLVSSAGNEELFVWRVSRLNDKSAYAGGLAVVREAVYPDRTPDGDLRIVDVAVQPAGDQAAKGSFFISIVLSNSVLRSYVYSKEKGFEMLAQGRYTGVCLTQIRHLEVGSGHRLCVLTASTDGAAVVWECAAPRDFQDANTTVAGEYVTRGVYNLHQSSIKGLDIGSLQPADGGKGWVVLTVGDDNALGVLHLGPVPTAADDGRSSTGSRSCRAIVRSAHAAGITGIRIVGSREAGRVLFAATISNDQRVKIWRVQLDSGVKTNGEEAATVRVQLLQDRYSAVADAGDLDLLEGENPDLGGKLVVAGVGVEVWNVGLP is encoded by the coding sequence ATGGCAAAAGGCCGCTGCCGGCCTCGAATGATGACCAAGCCGGTGGCGATGGACTGCGAGTTTGTGTCGTGTCCGATCACGGCGCTGGCCTTCTTTGAGGTCGACTCTCCCTGCACCCACGATGAAAAGAGTGATGGCCGTTTTGGTGGCCACGCGCGGGAAGCAGATGCAGGTCGCACCTATCTCCTCGCGGGGGAGGACACGCAGCTCAAGATCTATGACGTCGCCTCGGGATCGCTGTGCGGCGAGCTGCAGGTGTTTACCGCCAGCGTCATCCACGGCATCTTTGTCGGCAGCGGAGCCTCGCTAGGGAGCATACTGGTATGGGGCGGCTGCTCCGTCACCGTGCTTTCGAGGGCCGTGCTAGAGGATCTGCTTTCCGGGAGAGACGCGGCGTCGGTGGTTACGGAAGCTACTGCGCCGGACTGGATATACGACGGAGCCTTGGCATCCGTGCTGTCCTCTGTCCGGGGTAATGTCGATGGCGTTCTCGTCACGGCCCATAACGAGGTTGTGGAGTTTCGAATCGGAAGCGAGCACGGCCACCCATCAATCGAGTTTGGCCGTGTCTCATCACCCTCTCGTCCGATCCTGTATTCGGCCAATGTGCGCTGGCTTGCAGGTGACGTGATCCTAGTCGCGGGTGGAACCGTTTTTGGCGAGATAATTGTCTGGAATTGGCATCCCGTAAGGGGCGACTGTGAAGTGCTGTTCGTGCTGGAGGGCCACGAGGGATCAATCTTTGGCGTGCACATCTCGGACGAGCTTATCACGCCCAGTGGCGACGTTCTCAGGTTACTAGCAAGCTGTAGCGACGACAGGACGGTACGGATATGGGACATCACAGAACGTCATCTCGATCTATCGCCGTCGGGGTTCAAGTCACAGACCGGGAAATTGGTGGAGGAAGGTCGTGAAACGGGGTTTGGAGGCAAGAAGCAGCTCGATGATGGACCTCAGGCAGGCTCTGTGGAGAATCTGGCCTCTGCCCCCACGGCTTGCTCCAGGAGGGCGTTGGCGGTGGCAATGGGCCATATGTCAAGGATTTGGCACGTCAAGTTTTCAACTCAGGGGCTTCTTTCACTGTCGGGCAAGGATGCCGCTCCCAGGACGACTGTCTACTCGTTCGGCGAGGATGCAACTACGCAGGAGTGGCTGCTTGACTTGCAAGGAGAATCTTCAGGAACTCTATCACACATCAAAACCACGCCCTGCCACAGTGGAAAACACATTTGGTCTACGGCTTTGTTGGCATCAACAAAGCCAAAAGGACGTCCGTTGATTACGACTGGCGGCTCTGATGGAAAGATTTCACTGATCGGAGATGCTGGCAGTCGAAAGCTGATGACAGATGATGAAACTTCAAGACGCCCAGATATAGATGCTGAGCACGGTGAGCTCGACAACGGCTTAGATCACACTGCCGTATCATATCTCTTTGCAGACATCGGGTTGCCTGCCGATGCGGTTGTACCTGCGCAAGTGGCAGCAAGTGGCGGGAAAGGCGGCCGAGGGGCCGAGACTTTCAAGACCTTTGCATTTGCATCGCAGGATGAGCTTCTCGTCACATCTACCCTTGGCAACTTGTTCCTTGGAAAGGTCCTTACCGCTGGTCATGTGTCTTGGTCAAAGGTAATCATCACCGACGCAGAGAGGTCTGATCTGAAGAACTACAACATCGTtcgaggtggtggtgataGTGGTCACCGCATTTCTTTTATAGGTTCGGCGACTGGTGCGGTCTACATGTtcactgccgcgccggctcCCCGTCTGCTCAAGGTAGCAGATCTGGGGAGGAAAATTTCGGACATCTTCCCCTTGTCCAGTGAAGCTGGGAGCCTAGTAGGCCTGAAATCATCATTTGGGTCAGATGGTTCAATCAAAGTGATGGTGACTTTACTCGGTCATGATGAAGCCTACCTGCTGAGCATTGTGGACACAGACTTGACAAAAGAATCCATTTCTACCGCACGAATCACCATTGTACCACTCAGCAGTAGCTGTGTGGTCACAGCTGCCAACATCTGCAATGATACCCTTGTGCTGGGGACCCGAGATGGCAATCTCGTCTTTTATGCGCACTACAGGATCGAGGGAGACCTTTTTGAGGGGCAGCCAAGTTTTAATGAGCCTTTGCAAGCAACGACAACTAGCAAAGACGCCATCACTTCCATCGTCCCACTCCCAGGTGTTCAAGGAGGCGCCCAATGTCCCTATGTTCTAGTCACATGTCGCGACGGAAAGTATATGATATACGAGACCACAACTCACCCCGACGGGGGTGCCGATGGCCCTATCAAAGGAGATGGACTGCAAATCAAGCTCATCCACGAATCGTGCCCACCATTCGGCCCCATTATCGCCGAAGCCTGGTTCAAAAAGGCTGCCGACAGCGGCGAACTCGAGCTGATCCTGTGCGGCTTCCGCAGCAGGTACTTTGTGGTCTGGAACGAAACCCGACAACACGAGATCACCACTGTCGACTGCGGCGGCGCACACCGGACGTTTGCATACACCCGAACCGCCGTCGACGGTCCAGACGACTGGGTGCGCTTCGCATACATCAAGGCCCAGCGGACGCACATCCACACGCAGCGGCGGGCTGGCCACGCGGCGCTCCGCAACGGCATGCACGGCCGCGAGGTGCGCGCCGCGAGCTGGTGCGGAGACCTGCTGGCCACGGCGGCAGAGGACACGACGGTGCGGATCTGGAAGTACCCGCAGAATCTCGCGCAGAAGAACACAAGGAGGAAGGAGATGCGTTGCGTGGCCTGCCTCAACGTCCACACGGCCGGGCTGCAGTCGCTGCAGTGGTGCGGACCCGGATACCTCGTCTCGAGCGCCGGCAACGAGGAGCTTTTTGTCTGGCGCGTTTCGAGGCTGAATGACAAGTCCGCATAtgctggtgggctggctgtcgTGCGCGAGGCTGTCTACCCTGACCGCACGCCCGATGGGGATTTGAGGATAGTCGATGTGGCTGTTCAACCTGCCGGGGACCAAGCTGCAAAAGGGTCGTTCTTCATCTCCATCGTGCTGTCGAACTCGGTACTTAGGTCGTATGTGTACTCGAAGGAAAAGGGATTCGAGATGCTGGCCCAGGGCAGATACACGGGCGTGTGCTTGACGCAGATTCGGCATCTGGAGGTGGGCAGTGGTCATCGTCTGTGTGTCCTCACGGCGTCGACGGACGGGGCTGCTGTTGTCTGGGAGTGTGCGGCGCCGAGGGACTTCCAAGATGCGAACACCACGGTTGCTGGAGAGTACGTAACAAGAGGAGTGTACAACTTGCACCAGAGCTCCATAAAGGGGCTGGATATCGGGTCATTACAACCAGCAGATGGCGGCAAGGGCTGGGTTGTTCTCACGGTAGGCGACGACAATGCCCTCGGGGTGCTGCATCTGGGACCAGTGCCGACCGCGGCCGATGACGGCAGAAGTTCAACCGGCTCGCGATCCTGCCGGGCCATAGTGCGCTCGGCACATGCGGCCGGCATCACGGGCATCCGGATCGTTGGGTCTCGTGAGGCAGGAAGGGTGCTGTTTGCTGCGACCATCAGCAATGACCAGCGAGTGAAGATCTGGAGGGTCCAACTTGACAGTGGCGTCAAGACCAACGGAGAAGAAGCTGCCACAGTCCGAGTACAGCTGCTCCAGGACAGGTATAGTGCTGTCGCCGATGCTGGCGACCTGGATCTCTTGGAAGGGGAGAATCCTGACTTGGGTGGAAAGCTGGTGGTTGCCGGAGTTGGAGTCGAGGTTTGGAACGTGGGCTTGCCCTGA